Proteins encoded by one window of Salmonirosea aquatica:
- a CDS encoding NADH-quinone oxidoreductase subunit A produces MLTDFGIILLFIIAGFALLGVVLGIGRLLRPHHPNPEKNTTYESGEDPVGNANVQFNVRFYVVALIFVLFEVELVFLFPWAVVFGNKDLIAQTDGQWGWFALAEMAVFVGVLALGLAYAWVKGYLDWVRPQPKATPLNSPVPADLYGKLNEKYRTEPSKVKE; encoded by the coding sequence ATGCTGACTGATTTCGGGATAATTCTGCTGTTCATTATTGCGGGCTTCGCTTTACTGGGGGTCGTGCTGGGCATAGGACGGTTACTACGCCCCCATCATCCCAACCCCGAAAAAAACACAACGTACGAGTCGGGGGAAGATCCTGTAGGCAATGCCAACGTACAGTTTAACGTGCGCTTTTATGTCGTGGCTCTGATCTTCGTACTGTTCGAAGTAGAACTCGTTTTTCTTTTTCCCTGGGCGGTTGTTTTTGGAAATAAGGACTTGATCGCACAGACTGACGGGCAATGGGGCTGGTTTGCGCTAGCCGAAATGGCCGTGTTCGTGGGGGTACTTGCGCTAGGACTAGCGTATGCCTGGGTCAAGGGGTACCTTGACTGGGTGCGGCCCCAACCAAAAGCAACTCCGCTCAACAGCCCTGTACCTGCCGACCTCTACGGAAAACTGAACGAAAAGTATAGGACTGAGCCATCAAAGGTGAAGGAGTGA
- the nuoB gene encoding NADH-quinone oxidoreductase subunit NuoB, with the protein MERIKTGDGGIILTSAEDLMNWARLSSLWPMGFGLACCAIEMMATFASHYDLERFGIFPRPSPRQSDVMIVAGTVTFKMADRVRRLYEQMPEPRYVISMGSCSNCGGPYWEHGYHVVKGVDKIIPVDVYVPGCPPRPEALIGGFMKLQEKIRREHPLAPTLLLEMEGLPHSA; encoded by the coding sequence ATGGAACGTATCAAAACCGGCGATGGGGGAATCATTTTGACCAGCGCCGAAGACCTTATGAACTGGGCCCGGCTGTCGTCGCTGTGGCCGATGGGCTTCGGACTGGCCTGCTGTGCCATCGAAATGATGGCTACCTTCGCTTCTCACTATGATCTGGAACGCTTCGGCATCTTTCCTCGCCCTTCGCCCCGGCAGTCGGATGTGATGATTGTGGCGGGTACCGTCACTTTCAAAATGGCCGACCGCGTACGGCGGCTCTACGAACAGATGCCTGAGCCACGCTATGTGATTTCGATGGGTAGCTGCTCCAACTGCGGAGGTCCCTACTGGGAGCACGGCTACCATGTCGTGAAGGGAGTGGATAAGATCATACCCGTCGATGTGTATGTCCCGGGTTGCCCACCCCGTCCGGAAGCGCTGATCGGGGGCTTTATGAAATTACAGGAAAAAATCCGCCGCGAACATCCCCTGGCACCTACCCTGCTTCTGGAAATGGAGGGTTTGCCTCACTCCGCTTAG
- a CDS encoding ferritin, which translates to MKDLVRLHTSLTEEIEAALNDQCKMEAEASLKYLAMAAWLDRNGFDYSAGYLYAQAEEEREHFLKIFKYITEVGGVAITPTPNEVQQEFGSLRDVFETALQGEIAVTHSINRIVAKCRELNDYATEEFMMWYVREQREEEHNARRVMELFELIDANSSTGRFVLDEEISKVGRRVS; encoded by the coding sequence ATGAAAGACCTCGTAAGACTCCATACTTCCCTCACTGAAGAAATAGAAGCCGCCCTGAATGACCAATGCAAAATGGAGGCCGAGGCGTCGCTGAAGTACCTGGCGATGGCCGCGTGGCTGGATCGCAACGGATTCGATTATTCGGCAGGATACCTTTATGCTCAGGCCGAAGAAGAGCGGGAGCATTTTCTGAAGATTTTCAAATACATTACCGAAGTAGGAGGCGTAGCCATTACGCCCACGCCCAATGAGGTGCAGCAGGAGTTTGGTTCGCTACGGGATGTTTTTGAAACCGCTTTACAGGGCGAAATTGCCGTGACGCATTCGATCAACCGCATTGTGGCCAAGTGTCGCGAATTGAACGATTACGCTACCGAAGAATTCATGATGTGGTATGTGCGCGAACAACGCGAAGAAGAACACAACGCCCGCCGTGTCATGGAACTCTTCGAGTTAATTGACGCCAATAGCTCCACCGGCCGTTTCGTGCTCGACGAAGAAATCAGCAAGGTAGGTCGCCGTGTATCGTAA
- a CDS encoding (2Fe-2S) ferredoxin domain-containing protein codes for MGKSSFPEKVIFVCDGKKCGRYSEIRKYCKDAIKEHGLKHEVEVIKMDCTDHCKQAPVVCFQPGNQWFVEVSEKQIRQLFDEIVLGQ; via the coding sequence ATGGGAAAATCGAGTTTTCCGGAAAAAGTGATTTTTGTGTGCGATGGCAAAAAATGTGGCCGGTACAGTGAAATTCGTAAATACTGTAAGGACGCTATCAAAGAACACGGCCTCAAGCATGAGGTGGAAGTAATCAAAATGGACTGCACCGATCACTGCAAGCAAGCGCCGGTAGTGTGTTTCCAACCCGGTAACCAATGGTTTGTGGAGGTCTCCGAGAAGCAAATTCGACAGTTATTCGATGAAATCGTGCTGGGTCAATAA
- a CDS encoding NADH-quinone oxidoreductase subunit C produces MDFPAIHSLLTDCLGADVISEAVENVPQPFLVVPAVRLAEVAEVLYRHEQLYFDHLACITALDNGPEKGTMEVLYHFASIPYGHTLVLKVVLARNGTDEPLPVIPTLSHLWRTADWHEREAYDLLGIRFEDHPDLRRILLPADWEGHPLRKDYEAQELYHGIRVKFEDRKEE; encoded by the coding sequence ATGGATTTTCCCGCTATTCATTCCCTGCTAACCGACTGCCTGGGCGCCGATGTCATTAGCGAAGCCGTTGAAAATGTGCCGCAGCCTTTTCTGGTTGTTCCGGCGGTGCGACTCGCTGAGGTGGCCGAGGTACTCTACCGCCACGAGCAGTTGTATTTTGACCACCTGGCTTGCATCACAGCCTTGGACAATGGCCCCGAGAAGGGTACCATGGAGGTACTTTACCATTTTGCTTCCATCCCCTACGGCCACACACTGGTGCTGAAAGTGGTACTGGCCCGGAATGGGACAGATGAGCCGCTTCCCGTAATACCTACCCTGAGTCACCTTTGGCGTACCGCCGACTGGCATGAGCGCGAAGCCTACGACTTGTTGGGTATACGCTTCGAGGACCATCCCGACCTGCGCCGCATTCTATTGCCCGCCGATTGGGAGGGACATCCCCTGCGGAAAGATTACGAGGCACAGGAATTGTACCATGGGATACGGGTTAAATTTGAAGATCGGAAGGAGGAGTGA
- a CDS encoding energy transducer TonB, with translation MKYLLLPIFIILFAEEAEATGKASDKLVKDGDTLTLLTKPLDKLLFVDSLWYKTDKKPEFSRVIDCWTGYTAIWTLEGRELFLTAIESCTRTDEHFQADLSVLFGSQVKNGKVRADWVSGELVIPVGKLLRYFETPSMSYYEGERVLTMQDGLLVKEERFDNSKTYQSKFTKSAKLFYEYIYSHIDWSRIPNLGDKKVKVFLKVTAGSDRRPDSVAFMKKSNYYSIDQEAMRAVKSLPEWDVYYRRGKPYPVPWSLPILFDETTRKKYAF, from the coding sequence ATGAAATATTTACTCCTACCTATATTCATCATCTTGTTTGCAGAAGAGGCGGAAGCAACAGGAAAGGCCAGTGATAAACTTGTCAAAGATGGCGATACGCTCACTCTTTTAACCAAACCGCTCGACAAACTGCTTTTCGTGGACAGTCTGTGGTACAAGACTGATAAAAAACCGGAATTCAGTAGAGTTATTGACTGCTGGACGGGCTACACGGCTATCTGGACTTTGGAAGGCCGTGAACTTTTCCTAACGGCTATCGAAAGTTGCACCCGAACCGATGAACACTTTCAAGCCGACCTGTCGGTGTTGTTTGGCTCGCAAGTGAAGAATGGGAAGGTCAGGGCTGACTGGGTGAGTGGCGAGCTCGTTATCCCCGTTGGGAAACTGCTCCGCTACTTTGAGACGCCCTCTATGTCTTACTACGAAGGCGAACGCGTTCTGACGATGCAGGATGGCCTGCTGGTAAAGGAAGAGCGGTTCGATAACTCAAAAACCTACCAATCCAAATTCACAAAAAGCGCGAAGCTATTTTACGAATACATTTACAGCCACATCGACTGGTCAAGGATTCCAAATTTAGGAGATAAAAAAGTGAAAGTCTTCTTAAAAGTTACCGCGGGAAGTGATCGAAGACCTGATTCGGTTGCGTTTATGAAAAAATCAAACTACTACTCCATAGACCAGGAAGCTATGAGGGCAGTAAAGTCTCTACCCGAATGGGACGTTTATTACCGTCGTGGGAAGCCCTACCCGGTACCCTGGAGTTTGCCTATCCTCTTTGACGAAACTACCCGGAAGAAGTACGCTTTCTAA